The genomic interval TTAATAACTCCCCGAGTTTAGATTTCCTCAAAGTGATTTACCTTAATAAGTTCCTTTAGCCTCCAAAAAGTCAAAACCCTAGTAAAGAGTATACATTTTCATTAAATAGTGTCTGGAAACGCGTGCTAGTGCATTGCTTGCCTTGTTTGCACAATGTGCTAGTGAATCTAACACATATAGCACATCGAGGCAGCACAATGCACTAGAGGGCCTTCCTATTGCACTTAGAGACAGGGATATGTGCTAGAAAATGCACTATAGCATAAGGACATGCACATTGTGCTCCAAGGATGCTATGTTCCTCTCTTTACTTcattttaaagtattttgacTCCACAAATTATCCGGTGTCCACAGTAATCCTTAGTAACTCCCTGGGTGTAGATTTCCTCAAAGTGATTTACCTATTAAGCTAAAAACCAAGAAAAATCATCACAATACGAGTAGTTGTCTGGCTAGAAAGGATTAGTAACGAAATATCCAATATGattcaaagaaataaaaagttattttctttatttagaaactctaaaaactatttaaaattaatttaaaataaatataaaagttaacTTATAAACAAGAATTGATCTTTAAGACTCATCAATGAGCTGCGAAATTGCATTCTTGTTGAACACAATGGGTACACATTTTTTGTTTACATTGATTATGAAAAAATGTCACTGTTTAATAAATCTTGTAAGGTAGGGCAATCCACTAATTGAAAAGGTAGAAAATATTCTATGTGGCAACAATATAGAACTTGGTTGAGAGGTATCTTCCTAGAAACTCTACTCTAGATAATGTAGAAACTGGAGATAAAATCAAAGGTATTGTATTGtcaattctctttattttgatcgTATCCGCAAAGTTTAATTTGGACGCACAACTATTATTATTGAATCTCCCTCCGATCAGAAAAAAGATTTTGACTCGAATTAGGTTGATATTGGGGATTCAAATATCATTCTAGAGACACTTAAAGAATATGAGTTTTATGCTACACAGAGCCCTAAAAACATAATTCATGGATTCTTTGGTTCAAGCTTATCGAATGTAGTTAAGATTGATCATCTACGAGAAGATCATCAATATAATGATGAATACTGTTGGTTCTTGGGGTGATGAAGTGTTAGAGGTGATTAATGTTCAAAATCATCAAAGCTCTTCTGATTTCAATGTCAATTTACACTTAAAGTTGGTCACAAGCATATCGAAATCTTATTATTACTAGCGATAATTTACAAACCAGGATTTGTCACGATGTAGAGATTTTGCGCGGGGGTTTTAAAGATAGATATGTTTGAGAAGTACATCATTCTTCCACTAGAGAAGAGCCTTTTACGGAGGTAATTTCATAgacaagaaaaataatatgtagAAGGAGcctatattatttaatttatagagGAGAGCCCGAAAACCTACACGATAAGAGTATTTTTTCAAacattttctcattttctttcattttatgtCTTTTCTTAAGTAAGGTCATTgtccccaattttttttttctttttgaataaatttctaACTTTAAAAAACATTACCTATCTATTTGAACATaggcttaaatataattttgatcttttatcttttacttaatatttattttggtcatttatatattttttttggtccatttatcatatataaacAATGTAATTTAGTCCTTTTCACAATACAACAAAAGTTAGAGCAACATTTTATCATTGAACTCACTTCTAACAATTGCCAACTTGTGTCTACTATAATATTCTATaaagaaaatatcattttaaccCAATAATATGCTTGTACTTGAAAAAACTCTCCTTGCATTATTTGAAATAGATATAAATTCCTTAAAATGAACAATAGTTATCGCAGTGTATTTTCATCATGTCTTTGGTGTGTTTGtacacaaaattttataaacaatTCAAGATTAGACTTCAATAGTTCATGACACTAATCAtacaactatttaaaaaattatgattaaaagttttaccatttattatttataatagatAAAGAACGCAAACgagtatttaaaaaaagataaatgaccattaatattttgttactaATGACAACAAGCTTACTTAATTGAGAGTTTATTGCCCAAAGCATCTCTACTAGGTTCAAATTTGTACTAACTACACACACTATGGGTATGGTACTCTTGGAGTGTGACGACCATTAGCCCCAGATGGTGGGTAATCATGGAGTTCCAAATCCATCCTTTCATGAACAGTAGGCTCTTCCACAGACCAGTTTCTCCCATTGATCATAACCTGCATTCGAATCCAATAAACATAAggttcttaatttttatataaatctaGTAAATAGAATAATGCAACATGTCTTATAACCAACTTATACTAATCATGGTTTAAAATTATGGTTAAGAACTGCAATTGCAGATGCAATATTGTAGATTTTAAAGTTACTGCAATATACAAGTTTGTCGCGTAACAACGaccacaatttaaaactatgCTTGTTATAGCCTTCAATCAAATTGATTGTTTATGGGTTTAAGGAATCcttatataaatgatatattaatagaatttgattaCAATTATCTGCCATATGGAAGAGTAAAATGCAATTGATTTAAAAAGTTAGCGATGGCCTTATGGTATCATGTTTTGTACCTTGTAGTTGTTGACGATCTTCGGTGCAAGCTGAGCTTGACCACTTTGCATAAAGCTTTCAGTTCCTATTTATAGAAGCAAAGTTTtgtgatttaaatttaaaaaaagaagaataaagGAAAAATAAGTTTCTAGATAAATGATATTGACAATAAGGTAGTCGAATTTACTTGTAATTGGAATTGCTTTGAAGCATACAAGAGAGGAGAGcccaaaaaaaatcacaatgagGTTAAAGGTAATGCCTTTCATTCTTGTCATAGACTTCTTAACAACTAGCTCTTGGCTATTATGTTGCTTCACATACTCTTATTATCAATTTATAGAAGTTTTTTTAACATGAAAAGTGGAGAATAGGAGTAGGCGCGTAGCAATCACTCATCTTGCCTAATTCAAAAAGGTGATCTCATCATTTGTTGGAGGATCAACGCATTTCCACACTTTTGGAAAGCTTTGATCATTGTGTGGGGTCTTGTGGATCAGAAACCCCAAAGCTAACATATTGGGATGGGAGGAATAGTTAATTGGACATAAAGGTTGTATATTAAGTGATCGATATGGTGCCTAATTAAAAGATGGAAAATACAACCAAAGTGAATCATGACCCAAAATATGCAATTTTGTGCcaaaacacaaatcaagatTTAGTGGAAATTAAATAGCCATGAACCTTTTGGATATTCTTTAGGTGTATAGTGGCCTGACAATTCTTATACTTTCTGAAGGTTGAGACCTGTCActgtatttaaattataatttttttataaactttgtAGAGCTTTAAACCTACGCTATTGCCAAAATAAAAACAAGCAGCTCCATGAAACATCTTGTTTTGTGGTTTGATCCACCCtaaatattgaaataacaacatatttttcCATTGAATTAAAGTATTTCTTGAAATGAGTACTAAAAAGACATGCTTCAAAATAGATTGTAATATTATTACTTAATAGTATTGGGGATTCTATGTTTGTAGAAAATTTATTGGAATCAATTGCAACTTGTTTGAAGGGAAATGAATAAATTTCTTTACCCGTAGAATTAGGGATTCTAGGTTATTAGATTTTCATTGTTCTTTAATTTTGAAGGTGTCAACATTCATGAGAGTTGACAATTTAAGGTGTTGAAGTGTTCAGGATTGAAGTGTGTGCTACATGGAATATATGATTTAAGACCATATTTGTAGGGTTAATAGTTTGAGGGTTTTATTCAAGTTTCTTCAGAATTAGAAGGCAATTGATTTAGAAGTGATTAATGTCTTAAAAGTTTTTAGGGGAATGGAGTAGAAAAAGTAGTCCCACATGAACACTTCAACCTAGGTGTCGTCGTTAGCATTTGTGGCTTTGTCATGTCCACGAAGGACATTTCTGGTTTGAGCTTCAATGGTGGGAAGACGGAGGGACTGGGAATGATGAGATTTTAAGAGTAAGAGAGGAGTGTGGCGGCGTTGACTGTGATGTGGTGGATGGCGAGACGATCTGGTAGCGGCGGTTGTCTCCAAACACACTATGTAACCATAACGTTTAATCTCTTTCGCTCACTTTTTTAGTTTGTTCATGCATTGTAGAAGGATTTGTGGCCATCTAAGAAGTAGCTCATTGGTGCTTATTGCAGAATTGATAATTTGTCACTgtgacaatttattttaaattttgtactttGTTGTTGGTACTTTTACTATTTCTCTTCTTTCAATAAAATGTGCTAGGAGATAGCTTCTTGGTGATTACTTGTTTTATGGAATATATACTTGTTTTTATGACTGTTTTTCTACATTTTGTTGggatataatttgtttttatgagATAGAAACAAGACTATTGTGATAGACTTTGTTTGTATTAGTTAAGTGAAATGATTGTTTCCATTTTATTTTCCTCTGTTCTTTTTTGGATTGGTTTTATGGCAGGGCTATATTAATGTGGTTAATTGGAATTTTAGCTTTTCTTTGTTTCCCACCAATTTTAGGAGCTTTTCGTTATTAGTTCATGGTTTTCATTTGTGGAATGTGTTTGATAACTACCTGCTGCCACTAATGGGAGAAGGTACTAATTTGTATTCTCACACTATTCGATAGTAAATCTTTTTCTTGCTTCCATGCTTCAGACTAAAGCCAATGAGTTTGTGTGTATGCATGCTTTTGATTTAACAGTTAAAGTCTTGTCTTACAATAGGTGGGACCTTCAAATTATGGTACTTTCAACTTTAGATCTTCGTATTCACTAATAACATGAACCAAATTTTTGGTGGTGAGTGTTGATCAATAGTGataagcttacaatcaattttcaatatattaGTTCCCTATCATAAAAATCACTAACAAGCACTACttttttcactctaaaaaatcATGtcccttttattttctttattgtatTAACTTTTGTTGGAATATCAAGGCTAATTACTTTATATAATTTACTCATAATGGCTATTGAGAAATATCTAGTATGGCTACATTTTGCTTGTTGTAATCATCAATTTACTAAAATGAAGTGAACCaaggagattttttttttcaacctccctgtattgtaatttcttttggTTGTGTTTGTTTCAATGGTTGGATTGTTAATTTGTTGACTAAGGTGTGATTTATTCTGTTCATACAAAACCTCAGCTtaatgatgttttaattttatttccatTACTATTTGAGTAGTTGGTTTACTTTTGACATAATTATGATCAAGTGCATATACTTTCAAAAACAttgttttgttttcatttaTATTGCTGCTATTTTCTCTTGGTTCACCAATTATTTTGCTCAGctgttttgttttttgataGTTTATCTTAGCCCTGCCAACACATGAAAAATTGGTGAGTTCATAGTGTAATGGAAAAATTAAGTCTCTAAAACTCTTTTGGAAATTGAAGCATGTTTAGTAAAGTAAAAACACTTTAAAAGCATGCTTAGTCTCTTACTTTTGTTTTCCATTTCATTTATCTGTCATTACTTGGGCTATTAATTTGAAGTACATCTATGAAGTGTGTTAAATATGCTTCCAGGTAgtatttacaatcaattacaaGCTACCGACCTTCTTAAAACAGGGTAAACGTGATTCTACCTAGAAGGATTTTACTCCACTTCAAAACCCATTGTTCAATTAGGAGACCATTGGtaatttttgttctattttcatATTCTCATTTTAAAGTGAGTGAATGGGTTGTTTGCTTTGAATTGCATGTCATGcatgattttgtttaaattattgcTCCCCACTTATTCTCCCTATGCTCCATGATGGAATTAAACAGGAAGCCATCTACTCTGCTCCATGAATATGTCATATGGAATTTTCTTTAGTTCTCGGTCTCAAATTTCTCAAGAGTGGCGAAGTAGTTCAATGGTCTATCAAGAGTGGCGAAGTCGTTCAATCGATGAGTGATTAATCATCACAAGCTACATTCATCTAATGTTATTCCAAAGAGTCACTATATGATTGTCATTCATGTTAACTACACATCTCTAGTGAAGTTTTTGGGAACCACACTACCACTAACTATATAACTTGACTCTAACCCTTCCGAGGAGTACAAATCTTACCCCCACATTTGGATGATTAAATCAACGATTCGATGTCATTAAACCAACCTCTAACAACAACCAATAAAGTAGTACATACTTGATTGAGTGTCTAATGTACCGTACAACAAAATGTACTCTGTTATAAACTAACAACCTAAGGATATTTAAGAGTTATTAGAGAGTGTAC from Cicer arietinum cultivar CDC Frontier isolate Library 1 chromosome 5, Cicar.CDCFrontier_v2.0, whole genome shotgun sequence carries:
- the LOC101503829 gene encoding uncharacterized protein, which produces MTRMKGITFNLIVIFFGLSSLVCFKAIPITRTESFMQSGQAQLAPKIVNNYKVMINGRNWSVEEPTVHERMDLELHDYPPSGANGRHTPRVPYP